From the Theobroma cacao cultivar B97-61/B2 chromosome 2, Criollo_cocoa_genome_V2, whole genome shotgun sequence genome, one window contains:
- the LOC18608669 gene encoding uncharacterized protein LOC18608669, protein MIFDTGSTQSNLDCFLHCTTPTVKSQFRPKSEIRNLNRLWHPCEREKVEYFTLVDLWNCYDEWSAYGAGVPIVLNNSETLVQYYVPYLSAIQIFTSNSSVNDLREESESGDGERDSFSDSCSDEGESDKFCRWDGCSSEDGGSEHDSLRNVNNRLGDLYFQYFERSTPYGRVPLMDKINGLSRRYPGLMSLRSVDLSPASWMAVAWYPIYHIPMGRTIKDLSTCFLTYHTLSSSFQDMDPDDDIESAERKRKEGEGISLPPFGLATYKMQGNVWVSGNCGRDQERVMSLLSVADSWLKQLRVQHHDFNYFTGIRRG, encoded by the exons ATGATTTTTGACACAGGGTCAACGCAATCAAACCTTGATTGCTTTCTCCATTGCACAACACCAACAGTCAAATCTCAATTCCGTCCCAAG AGTGAAATTAGGAACCTTAATCGTTTATGGCACCCTTGTGAGAGAGAAAAGGTTGAATATTTCACATTAGTTGATCTTTGGAATTGTTATGATGAGTGGAGTGCGTATGGGGCCGGAGTTCCTATTGTTTTGAACAATAGCGAAACCTTAGTCCAGTACTATGTTCCTTATCTCTCTGCCATTCAAATCTTTACCAGCAATTCTTCAGTCAACGACTTGAG GGAAGAGTCAGAATCAGGTGATGGTGAGAGGGATTCGTTTAGTGATTCATGCAGTGATGAGGGCGAGAGTGACAAGTTTTGTAGATGGGATGGATGCTCATCGGAGGATGGAGGGTCGGAGCATGACAGCCTTCGGAATGTGAATAACAGGTTGGGTGACCTTTACTTTCAGTATTTCGAGAGATCAACTCCTTATGGAAGAGTTCCACTCATGGATAAG ATTAATGGACTATCTCGAAGATACCCTGGTTTGATGTCATTGAGGAGCGTAGATCTTTCTCCCGCTAGTTGGATGGCTGTTGCTTG GTACCCAATATATCACATTCCCATGGGAAGGACGATAAAGGACTTGTCCACATGCTTCCTAACTTACCACACTCTCTCGTCTTCTTTCCAAG ATATGGACCCTGATGATGACATTGAGAGTGCCGAAAGGAAGCGAAAGGAAGGAGAGGGCATCTCTCTTCCACCATTCGGCTTGGCCACTTACAAGATGCAAGGAAATGTGTGGGTGTCGGGCAATTGTGGACGGGACCAAGAAAGGGTCATGTCGCTTTTAAGCGTGGCAGATTCGTGGCTAAAGCAACTAAGGGTCCAGCACCATGACTTCAACTACTTCACGGGGATTCGACGTGGCTAG